One stretch of Candidatus Bathyarchaeia archaeon DNA includes these proteins:
- a CDS encoding Lrp/AsnC family transcriptional regulator, with protein MQNQPVRIDETDEKILRNMLQEARTTFTEIAKECNISVGAVRTRFERLKKTGIITGSIMQINPKALGYNFVSDIAIETSVNRAKEVMMDLKAKPYWVFGGSTFPKFNIDIFVALRSIEKMIEIHEDLEANPLIKRVETLIWVEPTGMDHAENLVINPVTHRNNANKNHTQIIPSSNFEAQTPIDDLDMQIAKILVHNARTPLKQIADQLRVPVKRVFQRYNKLRNCLLTQSTITVDLKKLGYKAMINILIKASNKREVPRIWSQLLEIPNILVTIRLIGNYDLIVIGVLEDFQDYFRLSEKVCKIEGIKKTEIHLREADRSWPENMFAPLLD; from the coding sequence TTGCAAAATCAACCTGTTAGAATTGACGAGACCGACGAAAAAATTTTAAGGAACATGCTCCAAGAAGCACGCACCACGTTTACCGAAATTGCCAAAGAATGCAACATATCTGTTGGTGCGGTAAGGACGCGATTTGAACGTTTGAAAAAAACTGGTATAATCACAGGATCAATTATGCAAATAAACCCCAAAGCGTTAGGGTACAACTTTGTTTCAGACATAGCCATCGAGACATCGGTTAACAGGGCAAAAGAAGTAATGATGGACCTCAAAGCGAAACCTTACTGGGTTTTTGGGGGCAGCACGTTCCCTAAATTCAACATAGACATTTTTGTTGCCTTACGTTCAATAGAAAAAATGATTGAAATCCACGAAGACTTGGAAGCCAACCCCTTAATTAAACGCGTTGAAACCCTGATATGGGTTGAGCCAACAGGGATGGATCACGCCGAAAATTTGGTAATCAACCCCGTAACACACAGAAACAACGCAAACAAGAACCATACACAAATCATCCCCAGCTCCAACTTTGAGGCACAAACACCAATAGACGACTTAGACATGCAAATAGCTAAAATTTTAGTGCACAATGCACGTACCCCCCTCAAGCAAATCGCAGACCAGCTAAGAGTACCCGTTAAAAGGGTTTTTCAGAGGTACAACAAACTTCGCAACTGTTTACTGACTCAATCCACCATAACGGTTGACCTTAAAAAGTTAGGTTACAAAGCCATGATAAACATCCTCATAAAAGCCTCAAACAAAAGGGAAGTTCCCCGAATTTGGAGCCAACTGCTCGAAATTCCAAACATCCTTGTGACAATCAGATTAATTGGTAACTATGATTTGATTGTAATTGGTGTTCTTGAAGACTTCCAAGATTATTTTAGGCTTTCAGAAAAAGTCTGCAAAATCGAAGGCATAAAAAAGACAGAGATACACCTCAGAGAAGCAGACCGTTCATGGCCCGAAAACATGTTTGCGCCCTTGCTTGATTAA
- a CDS encoding PQQ-binding-like beta-propeller repeat protein, translating to MSGNSKKPNLTKKKTLLATLFLLLTITVTLVTVPAAIAHDPPWTIPTYAYISVAPDPIGVDQTALIVFWLNQLPPSAAGLGGDRWRDLTIDIVKPDGSTTTLGPFNSDPVGSCYAQFEPDQIGTYTLTFNFPGQVASLEGPTGIPGSQSAYINDNYLASTATTTLTVQADEVETPPTYPLPTNYWTRPVEGQNIEWAKLVSNWLGTPQIVAKLQPEGIAPNSAHIMWTQPISFGGIAGGDYAVDYAMPYYSGTAYEGKFGSPLILYGRLYYNLPRSDAPSGDGYVCVDLRTGEQIYWQNMTQPTFGQLYDYESMNQHGIIPNGFLWKTANDPANGGTVWMAYDPIDGNWLFNETNVPSGTQVYGPNGEILIYQLNYNGRWLACWNNTAAHGLTSSNDPTDFTSSNYYQWRPVGKNVNASDAYSWNVTIPALPGVNPPSIISILQDDVMVGTSSTMGGLLASGTPNPYTIWAISLKPETRGQLLWLKDYPAPENNLTRSIAQVDPVTRTIAILEKETLCYYGLSLDSGKEIWGPTPREADFNYYADVGLPRNNIAYGRLYSVGYGGNCYCYDLTDGELLWTYTASAGFATPYGRYPLGIGAIADGKIYLFSTEHSANSPLTPGAKIRCVDAYSGNEVWSIFGYGTQNGMAVADGYIVFLNLYDMQIYCIGEGPSATTVTAPPTAVPKVTPVLITGTVTDQTPANIGTPAISDADMAEWMQYLHMQKPLPEDAVGVEVTLTAFDSNGNEQPIGTTTSDIGGSYGIAWTPNAEGTYKIMATFDGSASYGCSYATTYLLVGAQPAAAVTPGTPVSPSPIESSAPTASPSVAPPPKENGDTTIFVVITAVVLIAVIAVIAVVLRRRK from the coding sequence ATGAGTGGCAACTCAAAGAAACCAAACTTAACTAAAAAAAAGACCCTTTTGGCAACATTGTTTCTCTTGTTGACAATTACTGTCACTTTAGTTACAGTGCCTGCCGCTATTGCTCATGACCCCCCATGGACCATTCCAACATACGCCTACATTAGCGTCGCACCAGACCCAATTGGAGTTGACCAAACCGCTTTGATTGTGTTTTGGCTCAACCAATTGCCTCCTTCCGCTGCAGGTCTTGGTGGTGACCGCTGGCGAGACCTAACTATAGACATCGTGAAGCCTGACGGTTCAACAACTACTTTGGGTCCCTTTAATTCTGACCCTGTAGGTTCATGCTATGCTCAATTTGAACCCGACCAAATTGGCACGTACACTTTGACCTTCAACTTCCCTGGTCAAGTAGCCTCTCTGGAGGGACCAACTGGTATTCCAGGTTCCCAAAGCGCCTATATCAACGACAACTACTTAGCCAGCACCGCAACAACAACCCTCACCGTTCAAGCTGACGAAGTTGAAACTCCACCTACCTATCCTCTGCCAACAAACTATTGGACCCGCCCCGTAGAAGGTCAAAACATTGAGTGGGCAAAGCTGGTTTCGAACTGGCTAGGCACTCCTCAGATTGTAGCAAAACTGCAACCTGAAGGCATAGCCCCAAACAGCGCGCACATCATGTGGACACAGCCAATTTCGTTCGGAGGCATAGCAGGCGGCGACTACGCAGTTGACTACGCCATGCCCTACTATTCAGGAACAGCTTACGAAGGCAAATTTGGTTCCCCGCTCATCCTGTACGGAAGACTCTACTACAACCTGCCCCGAAGTGATGCTCCCTCCGGAGATGGATACGTATGTGTAGACTTGCGCACTGGCGAGCAGATTTACTGGCAAAACATGACTCAACCCACCTTCGGGCAGCTCTACGACTATGAATCCATGAACCAGCACGGCATTATCCCCAACGGCTTTCTCTGGAAGACAGCTAACGACCCCGCTAACGGCGGCACAGTTTGGATGGCATATGACCCAATTGACGGGAACTGGCTGTTCAACGAAACCAATGTTCCTTCAGGCACCCAAGTGTACGGTCCAAACGGCGAAATCCTCATCTACCAACTCAACTATAACGGACGCTGGCTGGCATGTTGGAACAACACAGCAGCTCACGGCTTAACAAGCTCTAACGACCCGACTGATTTCACCAGTAGCAACTACTACCAATGGCGCCCCGTCGGTAAAAACGTCAACGCAAGCGACGCCTACTCATGGAACGTAACAATTCCCGCTTTGCCCGGAGTAAATCCCCCATCGATAATCAGCATTCTTCAAGATGACGTTATGGTTGGCACCAGCAGCACAATGGGTGGGCTTTTAGCCTCTGGCACCCCTAATCCTTACACGATTTGGGCGATCAGCCTTAAACCCGAAACCCGCGGTCAACTTTTATGGCTCAAAGATTATCCTGCCCCTGAAAACAACCTAACACGTTCAATAGCTCAAGTTGACCCTGTGACGCGTACCATTGCGATTCTGGAAAAAGAAACTCTCTGCTACTACGGCTTAAGCCTTGACAGTGGTAAAGAAATTTGGGGGCCAACTCCACGCGAAGCTGACTTCAACTACTACGCTGACGTTGGTCTGCCACGCAACAACATCGCTTACGGGCGCCTCTATTCAGTCGGCTATGGCGGAAACTGCTACTGTTACGATCTAACCGACGGCGAACTGCTATGGACTTACACAGCATCAGCAGGCTTTGCCACACCTTACGGACGCTACCCCCTTGGCATCGGTGCCATTGCGGACGGAAAAATCTACCTGTTCTCCACCGAGCACTCTGCAAACTCGCCCCTCACTCCAGGAGCTAAAATCCGCTGTGTTGATGCATACTCAGGCAACGAAGTCTGGAGCATATTTGGCTACGGTACCCAAAACGGCATGGCAGTTGCTGACGGCTACATAGTTTTCCTGAACCTGTATGACATGCAAATCTACTGTATAGGTGAAGGTCCAAGTGCAACAACCGTTACCGCACCTCCGACCGCTGTACCAAAAGTAACCCCCGTGCTCATAACTGGAACAGTCACTGACCAAACCCCCGCGAACATAGGAACCCCCGCAATATCTGACGCTGACATGGCTGAATGGATGCAGTACCTTCACATGCAAAAACCACTTCCTGAAGATGCTGTGGGTGTTGAAGTGACTTTGACGGCTTTTGACTCCAATGGAAACGAGCAACCCATCGGAACTACAACCAGCGACATCGGCGGCAGCTACGGCATTGCGTGGACTCCAAACGCTGAAGGCACCTACAAGATAATGGCAACCTTTGACGGCTCTGCCTCTTACGGCTGCTCCTATGCAACCACCTACCTGCTGGTCGGTGCTCAACCTGCAGCCGCCGTCACACCTGGAACACCCGTCTCGCCTTCACCAATCGAAAGCTCTGCACCAACCGCATCGCCCTCTGTTGCTCCACCACCTAAAGAAAACGGTGACACAACCATATTTGTGGTCATCACCGCAGTGGTTCTGATTGCCGTCATCGCAGTAATAGCAGTTGTCCTACGACGACGAAAATAA